Sequence from the Rutidosis leptorrhynchoides isolate AG116_Rl617_1_P2 chromosome 3, CSIRO_AGI_Rlap_v1, whole genome shotgun sequence genome:
TAACAGTTACGATGTCTTTTTGAGCTTTAGAGGCGAAGATACTCGTCAAACTTTTACTGATCATCTCTATGAGGCGTTGGAGCAGGCAGGAATTCACACTTTTAGAGACAGTGACGATGCCGAAAGAGGCGAAGACCTGAAGCTAGAAATTGAGAGTGCAATTAAAGCATCTGATGCTTCAATAATTGTTTTGTCTGAAAACTATGCAACTTCAACGTGGTGCCTTGATGAGATCTCGTTGATCCTTGATCAAAGGAGGGATGGCAATCATTTCGTTTTGCCCCTTTTTTATCTTGTGGATCCTTCAGATGTTGGTAAACACAAAAAAAGATTCGATATTGCAGCCAATTCCTCCAGACGACGATGGACAGTTGAGAACGTCAATAGGTGGAAGGCAGCACTTATGGAGGTTGTTGGTGTAATCGGCATGTGTCTTGTTGGGTATACATCCATTTTCTTTCTTCTAGAATAAACTTTTCAATAAATCAAGTGAGTCAAAAACATGTTCAAGGCACATAAGCTTGTGAGTCTAGTTCGTATTAGAGAATTTCATGTTAATGATAAGGTCACTTGTGTCTTTTACCAAATTTGAAACAAGGTGTTGGCTGGATTTCACATAAATAAAATCGGATATAAACTTGGATGGGCAGTAAAACACAATGCAATAATACGTCGTTGACCGTAATATATGTACGATTGGGTGACTTCAATATGTCAAGAATACCAAAtttcatgtatgtatgtatatacatacacatacacacacacacattagtAGTTTATTACTTCTTACTAAATTTTATCATTCAAACTCTTCACCTACTGAATTAATTAGTTTCGTCTGTATGTTACAGGCCTGAAAGTCAATTTATAAAGGAGGTTGTCGGCACCATTTACAAAAGACTTGATCGCAAAAAAATCTATATTCCACCATATGTAACAGGGATGGATACTCGATATAAAGAGGTGTTCAGTTCTTGGTTAGAACAATCTGAAGATCAATTTTTAGTAATTAATGGAATGCCAGGAAGTGGCAAGTCAACGTTGGCGCAATATATAGTCTATTCATATGGTCAACATTATGAAAGTAATAGTATTGTTGAAAAAATTGGTTCTAGATGTAAAAAAATGGCTATACTACAACAACAACTATACAATGATATTTCAAAGGGAAGTGACAGAAGAATACACAACGTTTGTCAGGGAACAGCTCATATTGAAGTGCTCTTGGAGAAGACAAAAGCACTTATTGTTCTTGATGACGTTGTTAAAGTGCGTCAATTGGAAGATTTACTTGGATCCGGGAATTTGAACAAAGAAAGCAAGATTATAATAACAACAGATAATGATTTAAGTAATTGGTTTAGATCCAAATCCAAGAGGTATCACAAGCACAAAATGTCGTTACTTGATAATAACGAAGCATTAGAGCTTTTAAGTCTTCATGCTTTCCAATCAAAAAATCCTAAAGATGGTTATGAAGAGCTTGCACAACAAGTAGTAGAGTATTGTGAAGGAAATCCACTGGCTCTTGAAGTGTTGGGTTCCTCTTTGTCACAAAAAAGAAGTATGGCAGCTTGGGAAAGTGAGCTGAGATCATTTGGAAAAGATTTTAATGGGGATATTGATGTTGTACTCAAAAGTAGCTACGATTCGTTAACTGACTCTGAGAAAGAATTGTTTTTGCATATTGCATGTTTCTTTGTTGGCCAAGATATGGATTACGTTGTTAATGTATTGGAGCCTGATTATTACGCCGAATCAAAGATCAAAACCCTGAAAAAGAGATGCTTTCTGTATGTGACTCCAGGAAAAAAACTGATGATGCATAGATTGCTTCAAGAAATGGGAAGAAGCTTAGTGTATCGAGAATCACCACGTATACTTTCCAAACGCAGCAGAGTTTGGCGTAATAAGGACTCGTACGAGATACTAAGAAAAAAAAAGGTAAGATGCTTTGTACGTGTATGTTTAAGCTTACTTTCCATTTCAGCCGCTCCATCTTGATCTAATAGTTGGTTTTTTTTCCATTGTTATTCTGTGTAGGGTTCGGAGACAATAGAAGGTCTAGCTCTCGACATTAAAATGCTCATGATCGAGGAGGGACTTGAACGTAGAAATTTGCGCGAGGTACATTGTACTTTAGATTATAACCTTGATTTCTAAACATGAAATATGTCATATAATTGTATTTTCAGTTTTTCATTTTGtttaaacaaaaataaatacatctTTCAAGACAGTGTCTGTCTATCCTTTTCGTGGATTGTTACTTCTTTTCAGGTCCTAATTCATTTATTCTTTTCTCATACTGAACAGCTTTTCAGCGACTCACTTCAGCAGATGGATAAACTGAAATTGCTCAAGCTCAATTATGTGGAACTCACAGGATCTTACGGGGATGTATCTGAACATTTAAGATGGCTCTGTTGGGTTGGATTCAATAAAAGCACCATACATACTGACTTACTCATGGGTAAATTGGTTGCTTTAGATATGAGTTATAGCTGCTTGAAAGTATTTGAACCACCCATGGTAGGGATCTCActgtttcctttttttttttttttttatatatatatggtgtacATAGTCTTTAATGTTCTAAATATATGGTGTACATAATCTAAATATAACTTGTTGCTTTTAAAAACAGGTTTTAGGATCACTGAAGATTTTAAATCTTAAGGATTCGCACTATCTTTTAGAAATCCGCAGCATTGACCAGATACCTAATCTCGAGACTTTGATTCTCTGGAACTGTCAAAGTCTGTTTCATGTGGATAGTTACATTGAAAACCTTGAAAGACTTTCTGTATTAAACATGACAGGGTGTAAAAACCTTTGTAAGAAGGAACCCGTACATACATCTGTACAGTTCAATGCTTCAACATCGGGTGCAGGCAGTACTCAAAGGCCATCCTTTCCCTTACCACATTTTCTACATCGATTATTCCTCGACGAGTGCAATCTTGAATGCACTGACCGTTTTCCTCTGAGTTTCAATGATCAAGAATCTCTGCAGTATATAAATTTGGGGAACGGTCTTTTTGAAGTACTGCCTAGTTACAACTGTCTTGGAAATCTTAGGGTTCTTGAATTAAGAAATTGTTCAAGACTTAAGAGACTTTTATGTCTTCCAAATGCACTTGCAGAATTGTATATAAGTTATTGTATGTCAATAGAGAAAATAACTTTTGAATCAGGTCGATTCACGTTACAAGAGTTTGGTTATGAAGGCTGCTTTAATTTGTGCGAAATTGAAGGCTTGTTGAAATTGTTGCTAGTAGCTAAACTTGATGAAACTGATTTGGGCCACATGAATTGGTTAAAAGAATATGAGAATCATGAAGTGTGCTTGGTTGGCGATTATGGACTCACCGAAGGCAGAAGTTGCTTTCTCCAGgtttttttctctctctctcaaACACATGCAAAACggaaatatatagatatgaatccAATCTCGATATGGGACGTACCCATGAATCGATAATGATCCATGATACAACGGATTTGATCATGATCCTATCCATTTCCATATCTAATCTAAATAATATAAATGGATCATGATCTAACATTGCAGATCGCGAGCCAATCCATATCCAACTAATTCGAAAGGATCATGATCCGATCGATCTATCTTTTTTtcagttttattttattattaattattaattatcttataattataattatattataattatattgggCCAGATCaatgggggaagtaaccaatcgggggaagcaaaatttttttttttttctgtttttttttgaatttttttttccggcatcaagatcacacgaaaatatgaacatttagaagagacacttcgtgaagaatgttattatttaggtggaaaaacgatcgacaaaaataacattcaagataatattgttcgtgaagaatatgaacgtttttttttcatgttttgtgaagtaaaatttagcccgatttagagtttagggtttagggtttagggtttggtgttttgggtttattccataaacccaaaacaccataccctaaaccctaaaccctaaactctaaaccgttcgtgttaaaaactcaatctaaatcctaaatctaaaccctaaaccctaaatttctaaaccctaatatctaaaccctataaaccctaatatctaaaccccaatagctaaaacctcaaaatacgctcgaaaaacacgataattgttatatattacttcttcgagcgttttcccgccaaaataaaaacatttatcacaaagtgcctctactaaatgttcatattttcatctcatctataatgttcgtgaataaagttttttcaaaaaacgaaaaaaaaaagtttttgcttccccccgcttccccccgattggttacttccctcttgatcctaccccatattatatttatatttatatttatatgattataatttttatattataattCTACAATATGGCTAGGAAACTAAACAACTTCAAGTGTAGTGTTCCAGTCATAGTTTTCaaatatattttaagttatataaaaatatatgaacaTTACAATAGCTAGATTTGTATTTCACTTGTATTCTATTAACAAATGAATTAACTTCTTTGGTTGGTGCAGATGTTATATGAATACGACATAATGAGCACATCATTGCCAGACATAAAGCATCCAAATCTTGTGCCCGAGTATGCTACACAATCCACGTCTGTGTCCTTTAATGTGCCTCCTTGTCCAATTAGTAGTCATCTCCAAGGATTAAATGTAATTTTAAGATATAaagtatcagatgaagaagattggACTTGGTTTGCTAAAATCAGTATGACCAATGGAGATGATTTGATTTACAACCCCACAGTATTTGGAAGACCTGCTTCGGGTGAAGTTTGCATATGGTTAAGCTATTGGCCAATTGGAAACTTATTGAACGTTGGAGATGAAGTTACTGTGTCTATCTTTGTCATGAATGGGTTGGAAGTAGTTGAATGTGGTGCAAGCCTGGTGTACACCGATGATGATGTGGC
This genomic interval carries:
- the LOC139901447 gene encoding toll/interleukin-1 receptor-like protein, with protein sequence MALPRANGNSYDVFLSFRGEDTRQTFTDHLYEALEQAGIHTFRDSDDAERGEDLKLEIESAIKASDASIIVLSENYATSTWCLDEISLILDQRRDGNHFVLPLFYLVDPSDVGKHKKRFDIAANSSRRRWTVENVNRWKAALMEVVGVIGMCLVGYTSIFFLLE
- the LOC139897839 gene encoding uncharacterized protein isoform X1 — protein: MDTRYKEVFSSWLEQSEDQFLVINGMPGSGKSTLAQYIVYSYGQHYESNSIVEKIGSRCKKMAILQQQLYNDISKGSDRRIHNVCQGTAHIEVLLEKTKALIVLDDVVKVRQLEDLLGSGNLNKESKIIITTDNDLSNWFRSKSKRYHKHKMSLLDNNEALELLSLHAFQSKNPKDGYEELAQQVVEYCEGNPLALEVLGSSLSQKRSMAAWESELRSFGKDFNGDIDVVLKSSYDSLTDSEKELFLHIACFFVGQDMDYVVNVLEPDYYAESKIKTLKKRCFLYVTPGKKLMMHRLLQEMGRSLVYRESPRILSKRSRVWRNKDSYEILRKKKGSETIEGLALDIKMLMIEEGLERRNLRELFSDSLQQMDKLKLLKLNYVELTGSYGDVSEHLRWLCWVGFNKSTIHTDLLMGKLVALDMSYSCLKVFEPPMVLGSLKILNLKDSHYLLEIRSIDQIPNLETLILWNCQSLFHVDSYIENLERLSVLNMTGCKNLCKKEPVHTSVQFNASTSGAGSTQRPSFPLPHFLHRLFLDECNLECTDRFPLSFNDQESLQYINLGNGLFEVLPSYNCLGNLRVLELRNCSRLKRLLCLPNALAELYISYCMSIEKITFESGRFTLQEFGYEGCFNLCEIEGLLKLLLVAKLDETDLGHMNWLKEYENHEVCLVGDYGLTEGRSCFLQMLYEYDIMSTSLPDIKHPNLVPEYATQSTSVSFNVPPCPISSHLQGLNVILRYKVSDEEDWTWFAKISMTNGDDLIYNPTVFGRPASGEVCIWLSYWPIGNLLNVGDEVTVSIFVMNGLEVVECGASLVYTDDDVASEISDNKLGWVETVERDLSEFKLRKGLYYLCRLDLYKLTELGRLTPGWLGTIVGDAIDDTEVRGWRMAGRPRQLYQSFTELKTIRCISQYPETIAEISSSSFADKTVEFRSSVSGKTTSSRARSDFSYTELQKEPVLKNKAFELPEHLKISLEDIILATQNFSDASIIGRGGFGIVYKGLLFLANGSKVMIAAKRLDRKYGQGENEFFTELKILLLGYKHENVIELVGVCDESDEKIIVYEYAPRGSLDRHLNNVDLTWMKRLQICIEVASGLEFFHGSQELVILGDIKSTNILLMEDWKAKLTDFGISVISSINKETDYAIHGVRGTNGYIDPQSMESGFITKESDIYSFGVVLLEIFSGRLAVQKIGEQFHTVVLKHHYENGRSDEMVFEGIKKQIVPSSLATFLAIAFQCLNEKREQRPTARDVVIQLKKALDLQVLSF
- the LOC139897839 gene encoding uncharacterized protein isoform X2 codes for the protein MDTRYKEVFSSWLEQSEDQFLVINGMPGSGKSTLAQYIVYSYGQHYESNSIVEKIGSRCKKMAILQQQLYNDISKGSDRRIHNVCQGTAHIEVLLEKTKALIVLDDVVKVRQLEDLLGSGNLNKESKIIITTDNDLSNWFRSKSKRYHKHKMSLLDNNEALELLSLHAFQSKNPKDGYEELAQQVVEYCEGNPLALEVLGSSLSQKRSMAAWESELRSFGKDFNGDIDVVLKSSYDSLTDSEKELFLHIACFFVGQDMDYVVNVLEPDYYAESKIKTLKKRCFLYVTPGKKLMMHRLLQEMGRSLVYRESPRILSKRSRVWRNKDSYEILRKKKGSETIEGLALDIKMLMIEEGLERRNLRELFSDSLQQMDKLKLLKLNYVELTGSYGDVSEHLRWLCWVGFNKSTIHTDLLMGKLVALDMSYSCLKVFEPPMVLGSLKILNLKDSHYLLEIRSIDQIPNLETLILWNCQSLFHVDSYIENLERLSVLNMTGCKNLCKKEPVHTSVQFNASTSGAGSTQRPSFPLPHFLHRLFLDECNLECTDRFPLSFNDQESLQYINLGNGLFEVLPSYNCLGNLRVLELRNCSRLKRLLCLPNALAELYISYCMSIEKITFESGRFTLQEFGYEGCFNLCEIEGLLKLLLVAKLDETDLGHMNWLKEYENHEVCLVGDYGLTEGRSCFLQMLYEYDIMSTSLPDIKHPNLVPEYATQSTSVSFNVPPCPISSHLQGLNVILRYKVSDEEDWTWFAKISMTNGDDLIYNPTVFGRPASGEVCIWLSYWPIGNLLNVGDEVTVSIFVMNGLEVVECGASLVYTDDDVASEISDNKLGWVETVERDLSEFKLRKGLYYLCRLDLYKLTELGRLTPGWLGTIVGDAIDDTEVRGWRMAGRPRQLYQSFTELKTIRCISQYPETKEPVLKNKAFELPEHLKISLEDIILATQNFSDASIIGRGGFGIVYKGLLFLANGSKVMIAAKRLDRKYGQGENEFFTELKILLLGYKHENVIELVGVCDESDEKIIVYEYAPRGSLDRHLNNVDLTWMKRLQICIEVASGLEFFHGSQELVILGDIKSTNILLMEDWKAKLTDFGISVISSINKETDYAIHGVRGTNGYIDPQSMESGFITKESDIYSFGVVLLEIFSGRLAVQKIGEQFHTVVLKHHYENGRSDEMVFEGIKKQIVPSSLATFLAIAFQCLNEKREQRPTARDVVIQLKKALDLQVLSF
- the LOC139897839 gene encoding uncharacterized protein isoform X3; its protein translation is MSLLDNNEALELLSLHAFQSKNPKDGYEELAQQVVEYCEGNPLALEVLGSSLSQKRSMAAWESELRSFGKDFNGDIDVVLKSSYDSLTDSEKELFLHIACFFVGQDMDYVVNVLEPDYYAESKIKTLKKRCFLYVTPGKKLMMHRLLQEMGRSLVYRESPRILSKRSRVWRNKDSYEILRKKKGSETIEGLALDIKMLMIEEGLERRNLRELFSDSLQQMDKLKLLKLNYVELTGSYGDVSEHLRWLCWVGFNKSTIHTDLLMGKLVALDMSYSCLKVFEPPMVLGSLKILNLKDSHYLLEIRSIDQIPNLETLILWNCQSLFHVDSYIENLERLSVLNMTGCKNLCKKEPVHTSVQFNASTSGAGSTQRPSFPLPHFLHRLFLDECNLECTDRFPLSFNDQESLQYINLGNGLFEVLPSYNCLGNLRVLELRNCSRLKRLLCLPNALAELYISYCMSIEKITFESGRFTLQEFGYEGCFNLCEIEGLLKLLLVAKLDETDLGHMNWLKEYENHEVCLVGDYGLTEGRSCFLQMLYEYDIMSTSLPDIKHPNLVPEYATQSTSVSFNVPPCPISSHLQGLNVILRYKVSDEEDWTWFAKISMTNGDDLIYNPTVFGRPASGEVCIWLSYWPIGNLLNVGDEVTVSIFVMNGLEVVECGASLVYTDDDVASEISDNKLGWVETVERDLSEFKLRKGLYYLCRLDLYKLTELGRLTPGWLGTIVGDAIDDTEVRGWRMAGRPRQLYQSFTELKTIRCISQYPETIAEISSSSFADKTVEFRSSVSGKTTSSRARSDFSYTELQKEPVLKNKAFELPEHLKISLEDIILATQNFSDASIIGRGGFGIVYKGLLFLANGSKVMIAAKRLDRKYGQGENEFFTELKILLLGYKHENVIELVGVCDESDEKIIVYEYAPRGSLDRHLNNVDLTWMKRLQICIEVASGLEFFHGSQELVILGDIKSTNILLMEDWKAKLTDFGISVISSINKETDYAIHGVRGTNGYIDPQSMESGFITKESDIYSFGVVLLEIFSGRLAVQKIGEQFHTVVLKHHYENGRSDEMVFEGIKKQIVPSSLATFLAIAFQCLNEKREQRPTARDVVIQLKKALDLQVLSF